One Rosa chinensis cultivar Old Blush chromosome 3, RchiOBHm-V2, whole genome shotgun sequence DNA window includes the following coding sequences:
- the LOC112193983 gene encoding uncharacterized protein LOC112193983, translated as MVMDYFSSMFRAGEVDLSHMQPVVALVQPKVTPEMNSMLCAPYTATEIRVALFQMYPTKAPRSDGMPPLFFQRYWDTIGSDVVGVVQSFLHSGQLLSSINYTHVIANRLKGILSQISSSFQSAFIPGRLISDNNLIANEVSHLIHNNRSSSDGVMSLKLDMSKAYDLMEWVFLEAVLFRLGFDESWIHVIMQCVKSVRYSFLINGQPRGYLAPTRGLRQDDSLLFGKANLEECSHIQDVLLDYELASGQKVNFSKSSIVFSKKERLNKKLEGWQGKLLSSAGKDLLIRAGEMGFRDLHAYNLALLSKQGWRLIHNPGSLLARLYQARYFPNGDFWSSELSSSPSACWRGIHAAKHILRRGVRWQVGNGQSVGIWEDPWIPRPSTFLSIIRHVDGPETVADLLLPGFTWNQVLINQYFAPEDVDLILSMSRSQRDVPDRLIWHYDKRGRFSTKSAYALAFSELRDSGVATSNPVNISSFLKQIWFAQISGKDESINHITRDCQFVKDLLSFFLELHGVLHIDCNEGVVICDALGDIVGGACIKVNSVASPEAIEAMACRAACSLAVQ; from the exons ATGGTTATGGATTATTTTAGTTCGATGTTTAGGGCAGGGGAGGTTGATTTGTCTCATATGCAACCTGTAGTGGCACTGGTTCAGCCTAAGGTCACACCGGAAATGAACTCCATGCTCTGTGCTCCTTACACGGCTACTGAAATTAGAGTTGCTCTCTTTCAGATGTATCCCACCAAGGCTCCTAGATCGGATGGGATGCCTCCTTTATTTTTTCAGCGATATTGGGATACTATTGGATCTGATGTTGTGGGTGTAGTTCAGAGCTTTCTCCATTCTGGTCAGTTACTTTCTTCGATTAATTACACACAT GTGATCGCTAATAGATTGAAGGGTATCCTCTCCCAGATTAGTTCTTCTTTTCAGAGTGCTTTTATTCCTGGGCGTTTAATATCTGACAATAATCTTATTGCTAATGAGGTTTCTCATTTAATTCATAATAACCGTTCCAGTTCTGATGGAGTGATGTCTCTTAAGCTTGATATGAGTAAGGCTTATGATCTCATGGAGTGGGTTTTCTTGGAGGCAGTCTTATTTCGGTTGGGGTTTGATGAGTCCTGGATACATGTCATTATGCAGTGTGTGAAGTCTGTGCGTTATTCTTTTTTGATTAATGGGCAGCCTCGTGGCTACTTGGCACCTACCAGAGGTTTAAGGCAAG atgatagccTTCTGTTTGGCAAGGCTAATTTAGAGGAATGTTCTCATATTCAGGATGTCTTGTTGGATTATGAGTTAGCTTCGGGCCAGAAAGTTAATTTCTCTAAAAGCAGTATAGTCTTTAGTAAGAAG GAGCGTTTGAACAAGAAGCTTGAGGGTTGGCAAGGCAAACTTCTGAGCAGTGCAGGGAAGGATCTTCTTATAAGG GCTGGTGAAATGGGTTTTCGGGATTTGCATGCATATAATTTGGCTCTTTTGTCAAAGCAGGGTTGGAGGTTAATTCATAATCCGGGTTCTCTTTTGGCTCGATTATATCAAGCTAGGTATTTCCCTAATGGTGACTTCTGGTCTAGTGAGCTTTCTTCATCACCTTCTGCATGCTGGAGGGGTATACATGCAGCAAAACATATTTTGAGGAGGGGTGTCCGCTGGCAGGTAGGGAATGGGCAGTCAGTAGGGATTTGGGAGGATCCATGGATTCCAAGACCCTCTacttttctttctattattcgTCATGTGGATGGCCCAGAGACGGTTGCAGATTTGTTACTTCCAGGTTTTACTTGGAATCAGGTCCTTATTAATCAGTATTTTGCACCTGAGGATGTGGATTTGATTCTTTCTATGTCTCGTAGTCAACGTGATGTACCCGATCGTCTTATTTGGCATTATGATAAGAGGGGAAGATTCTCTACTAAAAGCGCTTATGCTTTGGCTTTTAGTGAGCTTCGTGATAGTGGGGTAGCTACTTCTAATCCAgttaatatttcttcttttttgaagcAGATTTGGTTTGCTCAAATTTCTGGTAAG GATGAATCTATTAATCATATTACGAGGGATTGTCAGTTTGTAAAGGATCTGctttctttcttccttgagTTGCATGGTGTCCTACATATTGATTGCAATGAAG GAGTGGTAATATGTGATGCATTGGGTGATATTGTTGGCGGTGCATGCATCAAGGTTAATTCGGTTGCCTCTCCTGAAGCTATAGAAGCCATGGCTTGCAGGGCTGCTTGCTCCCTAGCAGTACAGTAG